One window of Anaerolineae bacterium genomic DNA carries:
- a CDS encoding homoserine O-acetyltransferase: MDERSVGIVQTQYVRLFEPPNELRLDSGEKLGPITVAYETYGELNADRSNAIMLCHALSGDAHAAGRHSPDDAKPGWWDDMVGPGKGFDTSRYFVICANVIGGCMGTTGPSSINPRTGRPYGLAFPVVTVADMVRVHRELLRHLGIESLLSVSGGSMGGMQVLQWAVDYPDVVRSAIPIATAAQQSAQGIAFDVVGRRAIMSDPKWRGGNYYAFNDPPVDGLALARMVGHITYLSELSMRRKFGRRLQDRERYGYDFATEFQVESYLYYQGDKFTERFDANTYLYITKAIDYFDLTNGKASLVEAFRGVRAKFLVIAFSSDWLYLPSQSREIVSALKANDVDVSYCEIESDYGHDAFLLEVEEQESLIRNFLAAVARESGVT, encoded by the coding sequence ATGGATGAGCGCAGCGTAGGTATCGTGCAAACGCAATACGTGCGTCTCTTCGAGCCGCCTAACGAGCTCAGGCTGGACAGCGGCGAGAAGCTGGGTCCCATCACAGTCGCCTACGAGACGTATGGGGAGTTGAACGCCGATCGCTCCAATGCCATCATGCTCTGCCACGCTCTCTCGGGCGACGCTCATGCCGCTGGTCGGCACAGCCCGGACGATGCCAAGCCTGGCTGGTGGGACGACATGGTGGGCCCGGGAAAGGGCTTCGATACCAGCCGCTACTTTGTGATCTGCGCCAATGTGATCGGCGGCTGTATGGGCACCACCGGCCCATCTTCCATCAACCCGCGCACGGGCCGGCCTTACGGCCTGGCTTTCCCTGTGGTCACGGTGGCGGACATGGTGCGAGTGCACCGGGAACTCCTGCGACACCTGGGCATCGAATCCCTCCTCAGCGTGAGCGGTGGCAGTATGGGGGGCATGCAGGTGCTCCAGTGGGCGGTGGACTACCCCGACGTGGTCCGCAGCGCCATACCGATCGCCACCGCGGCCCAGCAGTCAGCCCAAGGCATCGCCTTCGACGTGGTGGGCCGACGGGCAATCATGTCGGACCCGAAGTGGCGCGGCGGCAACTACTATGCCTTCAACGATCCGCCGGTGGACGGTCTGGCCCTGGCCCGCATGGTGGGGCACATCACCTATCTGAGTGAGCTGTCCATGAGGCGGAAGTTCGGCCGCCGCCTGCAGGATCGGGAGCGCTACGGCTACGACTTCGCCACTGAGTTTCAGGTGGAGAGCTATCTCTACTATCAGGGCGACAAGTTCACCGAGAGGTTCGATGCCAACACCTATCTCTACATAACCAAGGCCATAGACTACTTCGACCTCACCAACGGCAAGGCCTCTCTGGTAGAGGCGTTTCGGGGGGTGCGGGCCAAGTTCCTGGTGATCGCCTTCAGTTCGGACTGGCTCTACCTTCCCTCGCAGTCGCGGGAAATCGTGAGCGCTCTCAAGGCCAACGACGTGGACGTGTCCTACTGTGAGATCGAGTCCGACTACGGTCACGATGCCTTCCTGCTGGAAGTGGAAGAGCAGGAGAGCCTGATCCGCAACTTCCTGGCCGCCGTGGCGAGGGAGAGCGGCGTGACATGA
- a CDS encoding cation transporter, with amino-acid sequence MNSLPDNQVCRRERTLLAAVLLSAWAPLATGVAVITSRSTTQLADFVRRTVELIALFISWRVFRYLARGRELDAHTRARVERVAGLSVAAALGCSAVVMSALALSRGLSYRPGGNVYPGLAIAGMGLVTNLWFWRRYVGLAREQYSSVIEAQCHLYRAKALVDLCVITALAAVALAPSHGATGYVDLLGSLAVAAYLLWSALRAARTAMAAGDSVPGPARARARPVDEYAEV; translated from the coding sequence ATGAATTCCCTGCCCGACAACCAGGTCTGCCGGCGCGAGCGCACTCTGCTGGCGGCCGTCCTCCTCAGCGCCTGGGCACCACTGGCCACTGGCGTCGCCGTTATCACCAGCCGCTCTACCACCCAGTTGGCCGACTTCGTCCGCCGCACAGTCGAGCTGATAGCTCTGTTCATCTCCTGGCGGGTGTTCCGCTACTTGGCCCGCGGCCGGGAGCTGGACGCCCACACACGAGCCCGGGTGGAGAGGGTGGCGGGCCTGAGCGTGGCCGCCGCCTTGGGCTGCTCCGCCGTAGTGATGTCGGCGCTCGCCCTCTCCCGCGGCCTCTCTTACCGCCCGGGCGGCAACGTATACCCGGGCCTGGCCATCGCCGGCATGGGACTTGTCACCAACCTTTGGTTCTGGCGACGTTACGTCGGCCTGGCTCGCGAGCAGTACAGCTCGGTGATCGAAGCCCAGTGTCACCTGTACCGGGCCAAGGCCCTAGTAGACCTGTGCGTCATCACCGCCCTGGCGGCGGTGGCGCTCGCCCCCTCCCACGGAGCCACCGGCTACGTGGATCTGCTGGGATCGCTGGCCGTGGCCGCCTATCTGCTCTGGAGCGCGCTGCGGGCGGCGCGCACGGCGATGGCCGCCGGCGACTCCGTCCCGGGCCCTGCCCGGGCGCGAGCCCGACCAGTGGACGAATACGCCGAAGTATAG
- a CDS encoding phosphatidate cytidylyltransferase, whose product MSFVVPTSDILAAGSLLAYYLLVVVLLPTLLKVLTKTPTELVRKMQHIAYSLSVFILLNLFSTWYVAVGAAFLLVLLAYPVLLLVEKTPRYLEVFVDRTKHGGELRKQLLYVQLSFAILISVYWGLMGPQWRYVVAVAVMGWGFGDAAAALIGKRFGRRRFLTRYIEGAKTHEGLWAMMVVAGTALFYTLLLYAGKPWYVSLVMSTVVAPVCGIVELFSRRGTDTLTVPLAAAAVTRRLAIVLSLLGW is encoded by the coding sequence GTGAGTTTCGTTGTTCCCACGAGTGACATCCTCGCCGCCGGGTCACTGCTAGCTTACTACCTGCTCGTAGTGGTGCTCTTGCCCACACTGCTCAAAGTGCTGACGAAGACGCCCACGGAGCTGGTGCGCAAGATGCAGCACATCGCCTATAGCCTCTCGGTATTCATCCTGCTAAACCTGTTTAGCACCTGGTATGTAGCAGTTGGCGCTGCGTTTCTCCTGGTGCTCCTGGCCTACCCCGTCCTCCTGTTGGTGGAGAAGACCCCCCGCTATCTCGAGGTCTTCGTGGACAGGACGAAGCACGGCGGGGAACTGAGGAAGCAGCTCCTCTACGTGCAGCTCTCCTTTGCCATCCTCATCTCTGTCTACTGGGGGCTCATGGGACCTCAGTGGCGTTATGTGGTGGCGGTGGCCGTGATGGGGTGGGGCTTCGGCGATGCCGCCGCCGCCCTGATCGGCAAGCGGTTCGGCCGGCGTCGCTTCCTCACCCGGTACATCGAAGGCGCCAAGACGCACGAAGGCCTGTGGGCTATGATGGTGGTGGCCGGCACCGCTCTCTTCTACACCCTCCTGCTGTATGCGGGGAAGCCCTGGTACGTGAGCCTGGTGATGTCCACCGTCGTGGCCCCGGTCTGCGGGATTGTGGAGCTGTTCTCCCGGCGAGGCACCGATACCCTCACCGTGCCCCTCGCGGCAGCAGCCGTCACCCGGCGCCTGGCCATCGTGCTGTCGCTTCTGGGCTGGTAG